In Candidatus Paceibacterota bacterium, the following proteins share a genomic window:
- a CDS encoding Panacea domain-containing protein, with translation MITSPETSYKKATQALNFLARKKDGKINKMKAIKLIYLADRLHIRKYGRPVIGDMYWAMKMGPVGSRVKRAAELSNMSEDALSYAKKYIQPADDKKHYVASVKAVDFDVFSKTDLECLEAVYGQFSDKDQFELRDITHQYPEWLKHERDLKAGKKRAQMDYGDFFLSTEKNDPLFAENKADLTLAKETFDEIKEVAEFFAR, from the coding sequence ATGATTACTTCGCCTGAAACAAGCTACAAAAAAGCGACCCAGGCCCTGAATTTTCTCGCCCGAAAGAAAGACGGAAAGATAAACAAGATGAAGGCTATTAAGCTCATCTATCTTGCTGATCGTCTTCATATTCGCAAATACGGTCGTCCAGTTATCGGGGATATGTATTGGGCAATGAAAATGGGTCCGGTCGGCTCTCGAGTTAAGAGAGCGGCAGAGCTTTCGAATATGTCGGAAGATGCTTTGTCGTATGCGAAGAAGTATATACAACCCGCTGACGACAAGAAACACTATGTCGCTTCAGTCAAAGCTGTTGATTTTGATGTCTTTTCAAAAACAGACCTTGAATGTCTTGAGGCTGTGTATGGTCAATTTTCAGACAAAGACCAGTTTGAGCTACGAGATATAACTCACCAATACCCCGAGTGGTTGAAGCATGAGCGTGATCTTAAGGCGGGAAAGAAGCGAGCACAGATGGATTATGGTGATTTCTTTCTAAGCACTGAAAAGAACGATCCGTTGTTTGCGGAAAATAAAGCTGATCTTACTTTAGCAAAAGAGACTTTTGATGAAATAAAAGAGGTTGCGGAATTCTTTGCTCGTTAA